In a genomic window of Infirmifilum sp. NZ:
- a CDS encoding prefoldin subunit produces the protein MSVDQSLVAKYQQAIDELRAVVLNLQQYKARLLEVEKTLRELEKTPDQFVYKAMGGILMKVPKEEVSRDLASEKELLQVRIEEFSKREKLLRERVSSLEKQLRASLPSPSGTAE, from the coding sequence ATGTCCGTCGACCAGAGTCTAGTTGCGAAGTACCAGCAGGCTATTGATGAGCTTCGAGCAGTTGTGCTAAACCTTCAGCAGTATAAGGCGAGGTTACTAGAGGTTGAGAAGACGCTGAGAGAGCTCGAGAAGACGCCAGACCAGTTTGTCTATAAAGCAATGGGGGGAATCCTCATGAAAGTTCCCAAGGAGGAGGTTTCCCGTGACCTCGCGTCCGAGAAAGAACTGCTTCAGGTGAGGATCGAGGAGTTCTCCAAGAGGGAGAAGCTTTTACGCGAGCGAGTCAGCTCGCTTGAAAAGCAGCTCAGAGCGTCGCTTCCATCGCCTAGTGGGACTGCGGAGTGA
- a CDS encoding DHH family phosphoesterase: protein MDLDRAEEFLRSFTGKKLIITTHKNADPDAIGCAFVVKKVCSSLGVEAEVCLPEGPSSVSKKIMETLGVQWRERCQEADGVVVCDTSNAVMLGDIRPLLEAETDILVIDHHFPPGILAERAKASVIAREPASTVIAVLLADRLKVEIDSRTALIALTGILYDTRRYLYTSPSTFLASKILLESGADYAQALKLIEEKEDRSELIARLKGVQRASIIDVCGYIIAVTESSAHEASVARTLVSLGVDLAIVLGGHDATRVSVRASERLLERGFDSSKLVSSVAKMLGGEGGGHPGASGYTNLASKKLRGIRNRTLRQFLLDAIAEVMAFCEQTV, encoded by the coding sequence GTGGATTTAGACCGTGCTGAGGAATTCCTCAGGAGTTTTACAGGCAAAAAGCTCATCATAACAACTCACAAGAATGCGGATCCCGATGCTATTGGTTGCGCCTTTGTGGTCAAAAAAGTGTGCTCTAGCTTAGGCGTTGAGGCTGAAGTGTGCTTACCAGAGGGGCCGAGTAGTGTTTCGAAAAAGATTATGGAGACTCTCGGCGTCCAGTGGCGGGAGAGGTGCCAGGAGGCCGACGGGGTAGTCGTCTGCGACACGTCAAACGCCGTGATGCTGGGGGATATCCGACCCCTGCTCGAGGCAGAAACGGATATACTTGTGATAGACCACCACTTCCCGCCCGGCATACTTGCGGAGAGGGCTAAAGCGTCCGTTATAGCGCGAGAACCCGCCTCGACGGTGATCGCCGTCCTGCTGGCCGATAGGCTGAAGGTGGAGATCGATAGCAGGACAGCTCTAATTGCCTTAACAGGCATACTATACGACACGAGGAGATACCTCTACACGTCTCCTAGCACATTTCTCGCCAGCAAGATTCTGCTCGAGAGCGGAGCCGACTACGCTCAGGCTTTAAAGTTAATAGAGGAAAAGGAGGACCGCTCCGAGCTAATCGCGAGGCTTAAGGGTGTTCAAAGGGCAAGTATAATCGACGTTTGCGGTTACATAATCGCCGTCACCGAGTCAAGCGCCCACGAAGCATCCGTAGCAAGGACGCTCGTCTCACTGGGAGTCGACCTGGCGATAGTTCTAGGAGGCCATGACGCGACGAGAGTCAGCGTAAGAGCCTCCGAGAGGCTACTGGAGAGAGGCTTTGACAGCTCCAAGCTCGTATCCAGCGTTGCAAAGATGCTTGGAGGAGAGGGGGGAGGGCACCCCGGCGCCTCGGGGTATACAAACCTCGCCTCAAAGAAGCTTAGAGGGATTCGGAACAGAACGCTGAGACAGTTTTTGTTAGACGCGATCGCCGAGGTAATGGCGTTCTGCGAGCAAACGGTTTAA
- a CDS encoding SWIM zinc finger family protein, which translates to MSRRLSTQARKALAEGRVKKIEIEGFGAGERTVELYAVESKDRKRLHIVVPGVFCSCEDFLFSVFYRGRSKACYHMIAVELAIKEGVQLKKERISFNELYVKFLSSLS; encoded by the coding sequence TTGTCTCGAAGGCTTTCTACTCAGGCAAGGAAAGCCCTGGCAGAGGGGAGAGTGAAAAAGATTGAAATCGAGGGTTTTGGGGCAGGGGAAAGAACCGTTGAACTCTATGCTGTAGAGAGCAAAGACAGGAAAAGGCTTCACATTGTTGTTCCCGGCGTTTTCTGCTCCTGTGAAGACTTCCTATTCTCGGTTTTCTACAGAGGCAGGTCGAAAGCCTGCTACCACATGATTGCAGTAGAGCTGGCCATAAAGGAGGGTGTTCAGCTGAAGAAAGAGCGCATCAGCTTCAACGAATTATACGTAAAGTTTCTCTCAAGCCTATCCTAA
- a CDS encoding OB-fold nucleic acid binding domain-containing protein: MERVPSADNDVQRVVEEVLRSKPNLTREQIERMIDEKVKEFGGIIRRDAAALMVAKELGVVLSRESTPSSLTVLKIRDLASGFRGVDVEGLVVFNSGLKLSPTGKKYLRFAIADETGIIWGVLWDEQAESIGKALRVGTKVRLIKVSIRRYRERNEIYFEKSSSVKALAQSELTELLQYIERHKPGTRVIRVVRGVARAGRRCIYGVSLDGCEPAVVILPATTAPEADLVATSGCSEFSKKGILTIRCDAPSQVSAVPSGEGEVSLCTHAQSNELFGFKAEVLGYLLFRREGGRVYLATENSKDGIAVQHLVIFRDTSLAMLAGTIGKVCEIVGAYSVDGTFRESECLNAVVIESKHPSRYVFSKFTGQAGHILNRAAVISLNSRLRCLNGNPLFHLSMVLDDGVATLRGISNSARVFEKIYSMNVKEGCEYTPSALEKILSYVNQELLGTDVLLRARMMPGDQYSLFVDDVALV; the protein is encoded by the coding sequence ATGGAGAGAGTACCAAGCGCAGACAACGATGTTCAGCGCGTAGTCGAGGAGGTTTTGAGGAGTAAGCCCAACCTCACCCGAGAGCAGATTGAGAGGATGATCGACGAGAAAGTCAAAGAGTTCGGAGGGATAATAAGGAGAGACGCAGCCGCCCTCATGGTCGCGAAGGAGCTGGGGGTAGTTCTTTCTCGCGAGTCAACTCCCTCATCCCTCACGGTTTTGAAGATCAGGGATCTCGCCTCAGGTTTCCGAGGCGTTGATGTCGAGGGCCTAGTGGTGTTCAATTCTGGTTTGAAGCTATCGCCTACAGGTAAGAAGTACCTGCGTTTCGCTATAGCCGACGAGACTGGCATCATCTGGGGGGTTCTATGGGATGAGCAAGCAGAAAGCATCGGAAAGGCCTTAAGGGTGGGCACCAAGGTGAGGCTTATTAAAGTGTCCATTAGAAGGTACAGAGAGAGAAACGAAATATACTTCGAGAAATCCTCCTCGGTTAAAGCTCTAGCTCAGAGCGAGCTGACAGAGCTTCTTCAGTATATCGAGAGGCATAAACCGGGAACTCGAGTAATAAGAGTCGTGAGGGGCGTCGCCAGAGCCGGCAGGCGCTGCATTTACGGTGTTAGTTTAGATGGGTGTGAGCCAGCGGTAGTGATCCTACCGGCTACGACAGCCCCAGAGGCGGACCTTGTCGCTACGAGCGGTTGTAGCGAGTTTTCCAAGAAGGGCATCCTCACCATAAGATGCGATGCCCCCTCGCAAGTATCCGCTGTTCCGAGCGGTGAAGGCGAGGTTTCGCTCTGCACGCACGCTCAGAGCAATGAGCTGTTTGGGTTTAAGGCTGAAGTCTTGGGCTACCTTCTCTTTAGAAGAGAGGGAGGGCGGGTTTACTTGGCCACTGAAAACAGCAAAGATGGGATAGCCGTTCAGCACCTCGTAATATTCCGGGACACCAGTCTTGCCATGCTCGCTGGGACCATTGGAAAAGTTTGTGAAATTGTGGGGGCTTATTCGGTAGACGGTACTTTTAGAGAGAGCGAGTGCCTCAATGCCGTTGTTATAGAGAGCAAACACCCGTCAAGGTATGTATTCTCGAAGTTCACGGGTCAGGCAGGGCACATTTTGAACAGGGCCGCGGTGATATCTCTCAACTCTCGCCTTCGCTGCCTAAACGGTAACCCCTTATTCCACCTATCCATGGTTCTTGACGATGGCGTGGCGACGCTACGTGGTATTAGCAACAGCGCAAGAGTTTTTGAGAAAATATACTCGATGAACGTCAAGGAGGGGTGCGAGTACACCCCCTCGGCCTTGGAGAAAATTCTGTCCTACGTCAACCAAGAGCTTTTGGGGACAGATGTCCTGCTAAGAGCTAGGATGATGCCTGGTGACCAATACTCGTTGTTCGTAGACGACGTAGCTTTAGTGTAA
- a CDS encoding geranylgeranylglyceryl/heptaprenylglyceryl phosphate synthase yields MKKRWVREYILERIRERGAIHMTLLDPDKTPPEQASKIAREAFAAGTSAIMVGGSTGVSEGMTDELVLAVKKAVDIPVILFPGTPTALSKYADAVWFLSVLNSQNPYFIVGAQVQGAPIVKRYGLETLSLGYILMGSGGAASLVSYARPLPFDATEVVVAYALAAEYMGFNFVYLEGGSGGHPVPPALVRMVRENVTIPIIVGGGIREPETARELAKAGADILVTGTIVEESENVQEKVREIVKAMEEGARARRLRDAP; encoded by the coding sequence ATGAAGAAGAGGTGGGTTAGGGAGTACATTTTAGAGCGAATAAGGGAGCGGGGCGCCATACATATGACTCTACTTGACCCAGACAAGACGCCGCCGGAGCAGGCCTCTAAGATAGCCAGAGAGGCCTTCGCGGCTGGCACCTCAGCTATCATGGTGGGGGGTAGCACGGGCGTCTCTGAGGGTATGACGGACGAGCTGGTTCTCGCTGTCAAGAAAGCTGTGGATATACCGGTGATCCTCTTCCCGGGGACTCCTACGGCGCTGAGCAAGTACGCAGATGCGGTTTGGTTCCTCTCCGTCCTAAACTCGCAGAACCCTTACTTCATAGTGGGGGCCCAGGTGCAAGGCGCGCCGATCGTTAAAAGGTACGGGCTCGAAACCCTTTCGCTCGGGTACATCCTCATGGGATCCGGAGGGGCCGCGTCGCTTGTTAGCTACGCTAGACCACTACCCTTCGACGCAACCGAGGTGGTGGTGGCCTACGCGCTGGCGGCGGAGTACATGGGCTTTAACTTTGTCTACTTGGAGGGCGGGTCCGGTGGCCACCCCGTTCCCCCCGCTCTCGTAAGGATGGTTCGAGAGAACGTGACGATACCCATCATCGTTGGGGGTGGAATAAGGGAGCCGGAGACCGCCAGAGAGCTAGCCAAGGCAGGTGCCGACATCCTCGTCACTGGAACGATTGTCGAGGAGTCCGAGAATGTGCAGGAGAAAGTTAGAGAGATTGTGAAAGCTATGGAGGAGGGGGCTAGGGCCCGAAGACTCCGAGATGCGCCATGA
- a CDS encoding SEC61-beta family protein produces MSKSGSKSKKGSKGEKERKPTALPAAGLLTFYEEDIGGIKVRPEVVVAGTFLLALIVIMAHLGVFGP; encoded by the coding sequence ATGAGCAAAAGCGGGTCTAAAAGCAAGAAAGGGAGCAAAGGCGAGAAAGAACGGAAGCCTACAGCGCTTCCAGCCGCAGGTCTGCTGACGTTCTACGAGGAGGACATAGGAGGGATAAAGGTCAGGCCCGAGGTCGTTGTAGCCGGGACTTTCCTTCTAGCGTTGATCGTGATCATGGCGCATCTCGGAGTCTTCGGGCCCTAG
- a CDS encoding ZPR1 zinc finger domain-containing protein, producing the protein MPNVEDFQDNPSIYGKKLGEFTMQCPLCGGPLHITEAEYEIPVLGKVLIASKRCEKCGYRKNDIVPLEQREHLRVYFRVEKPEDFEVKVVRSPTARVIIPELGLELDPGIDAEMFITNVEGILQLFLDAIQKLRVLDPDVDTTAVESELKLIIEQRRCGFTVVLDDESGLSTFYSENYNIPLLIERVGIKKASTD; encoded by the coding sequence ATGCCAAACGTCGAGGACTTTCAAGACAATCCCTCCATATACGGTAAAAAACTGGGAGAGTTTACGATGCAGTGCCCCCTTTGCGGGGGTCCACTGCACATCACGGAGGCCGAGTACGAAATACCTGTCCTCGGGAAGGTACTAATAGCCAGCAAGCGGTGCGAGAAGTGCGGGTACAGGAAGAACGATATCGTCCCGCTTGAACAAAGAGAGCACCTCCGCGTGTACTTTAGAGTTGAGAAGCCAGAGGACTTCGAGGTGAAGGTTGTAAGGTCCCCGACTGCTCGTGTGATTATACCGGAGCTCGGGCTGGAGCTCGACCCCGGGATAGACGCGGAGATGTTTATAACGAATGTTGAGGGCATACTACAGCTTTTCCTAGACGCCATTCAAAAGCTTCGGGTACTCGACCCCGATGTGGATACAACAGCAGTCGAGAGCGAGCTGAAGCTCATAATCGAGCAGCGCCGATGCGGTTTCACGGTAGTCCTCGATGACGAAAGTGGATTAAGCACCTTCTACTCCGAGAACTATAATATTCCACTCTTGATCGAGAGGGTCGGCATTAAAAAGGCGAGCACTGACTGA
- a CDS encoding Sjogren's syndrome/scleroderma autoantigen 1 family protein translates to MSEEEKAVLAKMASLLKSGATMLDKLCPYCSVPLFRLKSGEVVCPKCGQRFVIVSSDEEEVRARSALALRSLEQTVVERMELLRDELARASSPADVYEVGKAVMILLQILETAYRVKTLAESHPGKS, encoded by the coding sequence GTGTCTGAGGAGGAGAAGGCTGTTCTAGCCAAGATGGCTTCCTTGCTGAAGTCCGGGGCAACGATGCTCGACAAGCTTTGCCCCTACTGCTCAGTACCTCTATTCCGCCTGAAGTCCGGTGAGGTTGTGTGCCCCAAGTGCGGGCAAAGGTTTGTCATTGTATCAAGCGATGAGGAAGAGGTCCGTGCCCGCTCCGCGCTGGCTCTCAGGTCCTTAGAGCAGACTGTAGTTGAGCGCATGGAGCTTCTGCGAGACGAGCTTGCTAGGGCTTCAAGCCCCGCTGACGTCTACGAGGTTGGGAAGGCCGTTATGATACTCCTCCAGATACTTGAGACGGCATACAGAGTGAAGACCCTTGCCGAGTCTCACCCCGGTAAGAGTTAG
- a CDS encoding nucleotidyltransferase domain-containing protein: MPSLTPVRVRDKTPVVYPEWRWRLLENLRERALELLRALEGVGASPVVIGSVARGDVTPSSDIDVHFTAYVPSWRVVVALERAGISVRGFRVIQASPSTAIRIIVVVDEGIEISIPVSRLSKTEEEFPKYAGAVSLREIKLGVRVPGVNKRLLFVEPTSYGHDEWSIIGFESEAARLLGISLDTILERRFMRIRRAREGKAGFYVHLEIPVGESPEDRICEAARTNPVIRRAVATVLGC; the protein is encoded by the coding sequence TTGCCGAGTCTCACCCCGGTAAGAGTTAGGGATAAGACTCCTGTGGTTTATCCCGAGTGGAGGTGGAGGCTACTAGAAAACCTCAGGGAGAGGGCTCTGGAGCTACTTCGAGCCTTAGAGGGCGTGGGTGCATCCCCTGTCGTCATAGGTAGTGTTGCACGGGGTGATGTGACGCCTTCGAGCGACATCGATGTGCACTTCACGGCTTACGTGCCGTCGTGGCGCGTAGTGGTTGCCCTTGAGAGAGCTGGCATCTCGGTTAGGGGCTTTCGCGTGATTCAGGCATCACCCTCTACAGCGATCAGGATAATTGTCGTGGTGGATGAGGGCATCGAGATCTCAATCCCAGTTTCGAGGCTGAGCAAAACCGAGGAAGAGTTCCCGAAATACGCGGGCGCCGTCTCGCTGAGAGAGATCAAGTTGGGGGTACGAGTCCCGGGCGTGAATAAGCGTCTTCTCTTCGTCGAGCCCACAAGCTACGGTCACGATGAGTGGTCCATCATTGGCTTTGAGAGCGAAGCTGCGAGATTGCTGGGGATATCCTTGGACACTATTTTAGAGAGAAGATTCATGCGGATTAGGCGTGCAAGAGAGGGTAAAGCGGGATTCTACGTACACCTCGAGATCCCAGTGGGCGAGAGCCCTGAAGACAGGATATGCGAGGCGGCAAGGACGAACCCAGTAATACGACGAGCAGTAGCCACGGTTCTCGGGTGCTAA
- a CDS encoding DEAD/DEAH box helicase — protein sequence MVIDDYGGLRLQFERRKGLSAEEFERFLVNARKIAYFDQSRKVWVISEEKLLRLDREELVKTLDSLRELSTLTEDQVHVILANYGSSAGSRGERLSVTGFLEVRGPAQLIDKILRDADFSGMVTSRNGRLYLTSLLSLKVFAERLREKYGVQLEYSVDLFSVKVYREEASLRLSFKYVDRDLAMLLLNEGVLTYNVEKPVIGPDGEYQGSELVQRTLKVARMRWGDKTLIAPVALLEKYLSRLAAIGLKPEVQITEKPDIKTPLRKNFTLLPHQEEAFSLWAKRKRGTIAIFTRGGKSFIALEAIQHLRKPTLILVTTQELMATWLDYLEKYLSLPRHFIGVLGAGEQKIREITVATYSSAVKYIELIRDKFEFVVFDEAHHVPATTFKNVALQLDALYRLALSATPTRRDNNHNLLYELCGGLLYTLSYEDLVRLKVVAPIERFQAFFTESEEEKLHRLYEILREYPGSKAIVFTQYLKTAETVYSFLQEKGIKAVLVTGQTPSAKRELLFRDFLEGRANVIVSTTVLDEGITVPDAELAVIYEGSGEGRQMIQRIGRVLGYQPDKTAKVFEIINITNPKEKYAYLRRSWVRELYVFEGLKKYVEATKKGQTDEIKPSYQRRIDSF from the coding sequence ATGGTGATCGATGACTACGGGGGTCTGAGGCTGCAATTCGAACGTAGGAAAGGCCTTAGCGCGGAGGAGTTCGAGAGGTTTCTCGTAAACGCTAGGAAGATAGCGTATTTCGATCAGTCAAGAAAAGTTTGGGTGATCTCCGAGGAGAAGCTTCTCAGGCTTGACAGGGAAGAGCTGGTGAAGACTCTCGACTCTCTCAGGGAGTTATCAACCCTCACGGAAGATCAAGTTCACGTTATTCTCGCCAATTACGGCTCGAGTGCAGGGAGCCGCGGTGAGAGGCTCAGTGTCACGGGTTTTCTGGAGGTGCGAGGTCCTGCACAGCTCATCGATAAAATACTTCGAGATGCTGACTTCAGCGGAATGGTGACGAGCAGGAACGGAAGGCTTTACCTCACTTCCCTCCTCAGTCTAAAGGTGTTCGCTGAGAGGTTGCGCGAAAAGTATGGCGTTCAGCTGGAGTACAGCGTCGACCTGTTCAGCGTGAAGGTGTACAGAGAGGAGGCGTCTCTTAGGCTCTCGTTCAAATACGTTGACAGAGACCTCGCTATGCTCTTACTCAACGAGGGTGTTTTGACTTACAACGTCGAGAAGCCTGTTATAGGTCCAGACGGGGAGTACCAGGGTTCAGAGCTTGTCCAGCGCACGCTGAAAGTAGCGAGGATGCGCTGGGGTGACAAGACGCTTATTGCACCTGTAGCACTGTTGGAAAAGTATCTGTCGAGGCTGGCCGCTATAGGCCTGAAGCCCGAAGTCCAGATAACCGAGAAACCCGACATAAAAACTCCTCTTCGCAAGAACTTCACCTTATTACCTCACCAGGAGGAGGCGTTCAGCCTCTGGGCCAAGCGCAAGAGGGGCACGATCGCTATTTTCACGCGAGGAGGGAAATCCTTCATAGCTCTTGAGGCTATTCAGCACCTCCGGAAACCTACGCTTATACTCGTCACGACCCAGGAGCTCATGGCCACCTGGCTGGACTACCTGGAAAAGTACCTCTCCCTTCCGCGCCACTTCATCGGGGTCCTCGGAGCCGGCGAGCAAAAGATACGAGAAATAACCGTCGCGACTTACTCGAGCGCTGTGAAGTACATCGAGCTCATAAGGGACAAGTTTGAGTTCGTTGTGTTCGACGAGGCCCATCACGTCCCAGCCACCACGTTTAAAAACGTAGCTTTGCAGCTCGACGCTCTGTACAGGCTGGCTCTCTCGGCGACTCCCACGCGGAGAGATAACAACCATAACCTTCTCTACGAGCTTTGCGGGGGGTTGCTGTACACGCTGTCATACGAGGACCTTGTGAGGCTGAAGGTTGTCGCCCCTATTGAGCGCTTTCAAGCCTTCTTTACTGAAAGTGAAGAGGAGAAGCTTCACAGACTCTACGAGATCCTGCGCGAGTACCCAGGGTCAAAGGCGATAGTGTTCACCCAATACTTAAAGACGGCAGAAACAGTTTATAGCTTCCTGCAGGAGAAAGGGATCAAGGCTGTTCTGGTAACAGGCCAAACACCAAGCGCCAAAAGGGAGCTCCTGTTCCGAGATTTCCTAGAGGGAAGAGCCAACGTCATCGTTTCCACGACTGTGCTGGATGAAGGCATAACTGTTCCAGACGCCGAGCTCGCGGTTATATATGAGGGGAGCGGTGAGGGCAGGCAGATGATACAGAGGATAGGCAGGGTTTTAGGCTACCAGCCGGATAAGACAGCTAAAGTGTTTGAGATAATCAACATCACGAACCCCAAGGAGAAGTACGCGTACTTGCGCAGGTCGTGGGTTCGTGAGCTCTACGTTTTCGAGGGGCTGAAAAAATATGTCGAAGCAACAAAGAAGGGTCAAACCGACGAGATCAAGCCCTCCTACCAAAGGAGGATAGACTCCTTTTAG
- a CDS encoding 30S ribosomal protein S3ae — MSTRKAKDKWAMKKWIKVLAPRAFGYAELGLIPANEPENVIGRTVEVSFYDITKDISQLHIKLKFQIVKVEGTTAYTQLKQMELTRDYIRSLVRRGTSRIDAIIDVETKDGVKLRVMGMAVTVSRVKTSQKKAIRKIMFQIISEKASQLDFDTFIQQAVLGNIASEIEANARKIYPIKKAEIRKIKVLTPTFQIPLAKPESISVQA, encoded by the coding sequence GTGAGCACTAGGAAGGCCAAGGACAAGTGGGCGATGAAGAAGTGGATCAAGGTGCTAGCGCCCAGGGCATTCGGCTATGCTGAACTAGGTCTAATCCCGGCTAACGAGCCTGAGAACGTCATTGGCAGGACCGTCGAAGTAAGCTTTTACGACATCACAAAGGATATTTCTCAGCTACATATTAAGCTGAAGTTCCAGATAGTTAAAGTTGAGGGGACTACAGCTTACACGCAGCTCAAACAGATGGAGCTCACGCGAGACTACATACGAAGCCTCGTGAGGAGGGGGACATCCAGGATAGACGCGATAATAGACGTGGAAACGAAGGATGGAGTTAAGCTCAGGGTGATGGGCATGGCCGTCACCGTGAGCAGAGTTAAAACCTCGCAGAAAAAGGCTATCAGAAAGATTATGTTTCAAATAATAAGCGAAAAAGCTAGCCAGCTCGACTTCGACACCTTCATACAGCAGGCGGTTCTCGGTAACATAGCCTCGGAAATCGAGGCTAATGCCAGAAAGATATACCCAATTAAGAAGGCTGAAATCAGGAAGATAAAAGTCCTCACACCCACATTCCAGATCCCCTTGGCTAAACCCGAAAGCATAAGCGTTCAGGCCTAA
- the aspS gene encoding aspartate--tRNA(Asn) ligase: protein MGTKAGVVEGWVSNAKSLGRVAFLEVIDDLNLSPITVVVKKDQVDPETWTTATRVKLGSAVRVEGVFPEVVVSRKGREIQASRITVLSETLEIPPIDLTGKTPASFDLYIDYRYLALRLPRFRAVFIARSKLMGFTREFFAKQGFLEVNTPKIVGAGAEGGATLFTVDYFERKAYLSQSPQLYKQMLMCGVPRVFEIAPYFRAEKFSTPRHLNESWGLDVEMAFIDSEEDVMRILEDFVRGAIRYLRSQMGETLREVGFELLEEPANIPKVTYSEALDTLGKLGFSLQWGDDLDTQAEKALGEHLQNQGYPIYFITKYPWDAKPFYIMRENDKLSRSFDLDIRGIEVASGGQREHRYTELLKNLKAKGLNPEEFSFYTQAFKYGMPPHGGFGLGLDRLLMTMLGLSNIREVVLFPRDRFRLVP from the coding sequence TTGGGCACTAAGGCCGGAGTCGTGGAGGGTTGGGTGAGCAACGCAAAGAGCCTAGGAAGGGTGGCCTTCCTAGAGGTCATCGATGACCTCAACCTCTCCCCAATAACGGTCGTCGTTAAAAAAGACCAAGTCGATCCAGAGACATGGACAACCGCTACGAGGGTCAAGCTAGGCTCAGCGGTGCGCGTGGAGGGGGTTTTCCCAGAGGTGGTCGTGAGTAGAAAAGGGCGTGAAATCCAGGCCTCGAGGATAACCGTACTATCCGAGACACTGGAAATACCGCCGATCGACTTGACAGGCAAGACCCCAGCGAGCTTTGACCTGTACATCGACTACAGGTACCTTGCACTTAGGCTGCCCCGCTTTCGAGCCGTGTTCATCGCGCGAAGCAAGCTCATGGGTTTCACTCGCGAGTTCTTCGCAAAGCAGGGGTTCTTGGAGGTGAACACCCCGAAGATCGTCGGTGCTGGAGCCGAGGGAGGGGCCACCCTCTTCACAGTGGATTATTTTGAAAGGAAAGCTTACCTCTCTCAAAGCCCCCAGCTGTACAAGCAGATGCTCATGTGCGGGGTGCCGCGAGTATTCGAAATTGCACCGTACTTTAGGGCTGAGAAGTTCAGCACCCCTAGGCACTTGAACGAAAGCTGGGGGCTCGACGTCGAGATGGCGTTCATCGACAGCGAGGAGGACGTTATGAGGATACTGGAGGACTTCGTCAGAGGTGCAATAAGGTACCTTAGGTCACAAATGGGTGAGACCTTGAGGGAGGTGGGATTCGAGCTCCTAGAGGAGCCGGCGAATATACCAAAGGTAACGTACAGCGAGGCTTTAGACACGCTGGGGAAGCTCGGGTTCAGCCTGCAGTGGGGGGACGACCTAGACACACAGGCGGAGAAAGCCCTGGGAGAGCACTTGCAGAATCAAGGCTACCCGATTTACTTTATCACGAAGTACCCCTGGGACGCAAAACCCTTCTACATCATGAGGGAGAACGACAAGCTGAGCAGGTCTTTCGACCTCGACATAAGGGGTATCGAAGTGGCCTCAGGAGGTCAGAGAGAACACAGGTACACCGAGCTACTCAAAAACCTCAAAGCTAAAGGGCTGAATCCAGAGGAGTTCAGCTTTTACACACAGGCATTTAAGTACGGTATGCCTCCTCACGGCGGCTTCGGTCTAGGCCTGGATAGACTCTTAATGACTATGCTGGGGCTCTCGAACATACGAGAAGTCGTGCTATTCCCAAGAGACCGCTTCAGGCTGGTCCCCTGA
- the cmk gene encoding (d)CMP kinase — protein MPCVVIAVSGTPGSGKTTYSRFIAEHYGLRYVSSGGLFRELARERGVSLLELHKKAEEDESIDLLIDQRAIGEALKGGVVVEGHLSVWVLSKIAHIKIIFDAPREVRAERIARRDGISLAEALREIEEREKSNYERAMKYYGLNIRDYSVADLVVSTQHLDAEDVKNVVLAYIEGFRRRHPELFTDP, from the coding sequence TTGCCCTGCGTCGTCATAGCTGTGAGCGGAACCCCTGGTAGCGGTAAGACAACGTACTCCCGCTTTATAGCAGAGCACTACGGCCTACGCTACGTTTCAAGCGGAGGCCTCTTCAGGGAGCTAGCCCGCGAAAGGGGCGTCAGCCTACTTGAGCTGCATAAGAAAGCCGAGGAGGATGAGAGCATAGACCTGCTGATAGACCAGAGGGCGATCGGCGAAGCGCTTAAAGGAGGCGTCGTAGTGGAGGGTCACCTGTCCGTCTGGGTGTTGAGCAAGATAGCCCACATAAAGATAATCTTCGACGCTCCGCGCGAGGTGAGGGCGGAGCGCATAGCGAGGCGTGATGGCATCTCGCTTGCGGAGGCCTTAAGGGAGATCGAAGAGAGGGAGAAGAGCAACTACGAGAGGGCGATGAAGTACTATGGCTTAAACATAAGGGATTACAGCGTAGCCGACCTCGTAGTTTCCACACAACACCTAGACGCTGAGGACGTGAAGAACGTAGTGCTAGCATACATTGAGGGTTTCAGGCGAAGGCATCCGGAGCTGTTCACTGATCCATGA